One window of the Magnolia sinica isolate HGM2019 chromosome 19, MsV1, whole genome shotgun sequence genome contains the following:
- the LOC131234851 gene encoding uncharacterized protein LOC131234851 isoform X1, translated as MSGKNGNGDEKKDHAENVCKEPDSGRTSDDPKPEDRKGKGIISTSSGKEEGLKQRFGGLQFKFPPIRTKIRSYFDSADWEKDKVGGAGLIDLLPPKLQPSPPSQPLGESPLSQKSAHESPTEREETGDASLDDATHPNPSQ; from the exons ATGTCTGGCAAGAATGGTAATGGCGATGAAAAGAAAGATCATGCAGAGAATGTTTGCAAAGAACCGGACAGTGGACGCACCTCCGATGACCCCAAACCTGAGGACAGAAAAGGGAAAGGTATCATCTCCACATCCTCAGGGAAG GAGGAAGGGCTGAAACAGAGGTTTGGAGGACTTCAATTCAAGTTCCCGCCAATCAGA ACCAAGATACGCAGTTACTTTGACTCTGCTGATTGGGAAAAGGATAAG GTAGGAGGAGCAGGATTAATTGACTTGCTTCCACCAAAATTGCAG CCCTCACCACCAAGTCAGCCTCTTGGTGAATCCCCTTTGAGTCAGAAAAGTGCTCATGAATCTCCCACAGAACGTGAAG AAACAGGCGACGCTTCTCTCGATGATGCAACTCACCCCAATCCCAGTCAGTAA
- the LOC131234851 gene encoding uncharacterized protein LOC131234851 isoform X2 encodes MSGKNGNGDEKKDHAENVCKEPDSGRTSDDPKPEDRKGKGIISTSSGKEEGLKQRFGGLQFKFPPIRTKIRSYFDSADWEKDKVGGAGLIDLLPPKLQPSPPSQPLGESPLSQKSAHESPTEREGDASLDDATHPNPSQ; translated from the exons ATGTCTGGCAAGAATGGTAATGGCGATGAAAAGAAAGATCATGCAGAGAATGTTTGCAAAGAACCGGACAGTGGACGCACCTCCGATGACCCCAAACCTGAGGACAGAAAAGGGAAAGGTATCATCTCCACATCCTCAGGGAAG GAGGAAGGGCTGAAACAGAGGTTTGGAGGACTTCAATTCAAGTTCCCGCCAATCAGA ACCAAGATACGCAGTTACTTTGACTCTGCTGATTGGGAAAAGGATAAG GTAGGAGGAGCAGGATTAATTGACTTGCTTCCACCAAAATTGCAG CCCTCACCACCAAGTCAGCCTCTTGGTGAATCCCCTTTGAGTCAGAAAAGTGCTCATGAATCTCCCACAGAACGTGAAG GCGACGCTTCTCTCGATGATGCAACTCACCCCAATCCCAGTCAGTAA